A genomic window from Emys orbicularis isolate rEmyOrb1 chromosome 8, rEmyOrb1.hap1, whole genome shotgun sequence includes:
- the CNN3 gene encoding calponin-3, producing the protein MTHFNKGPSYGLSAEVKNKIALKYDPQAEEDLRNWIEEVTGMSVGVNFQLGLKDGIILCELINKLQPGSVKKINQSELNWHQLENIGNFIKAIQIYGMKPHDIFEANDLYENGNMTQVQTSLVALAGLAKTKGFHTTIDLGVRYAEKQARSFDAGKLKAGQSVIGLQMGTNKCASQAGMTAYGTRRHLYDPKIQTDKPFDQTTISLQMGTNKGASQAGMLAPGTRRDIYDQKLTLQPVDNSTISLQMGTNKVASQKGMSVYGLGRQVYDPKYCAAPTEPVIHNGSQGTGTNGSEISDSDYQAEYPDDYPSEYQDDYQRDYHGQYSDQGIDY; encoded by the exons ATTGCCCTGAAATATGATCCACAGGCAGAAGAAGATCTACGCAACTGGATAGAAGAGGTTACAGGGATGAGCGTTGGTGTAAACTTTCAGTTGGGCTTAAAGGATGGCATAATCCTATGCGA ACTTATAAACAAACTGCAGCCAGGATCAGTGAAGAAaatcaatcaatcagaactaAATTGGcatcag ttggaGAACATTGGGAATTTTATCAAAGCCATCCAAATCTATGGTATGAAGCCACATGATATTTTTGAAGCAAATGATCTTTATGAGAATGGGAACATGACCCAAGTTCAGACTTCACTTGTGGCACTAGCAGGTCTG GCAAAAACCAAAGGATTCCATACCACAATTGATCTTGGTGtcagatatgcagaaaaacaagcAAGGAGTTTTGATGCAGGAAAACTAAAAGCTGGCCAAAGTGTAATTGGCCTGCAG ATGGGAACCAACAAGTGTGCCAGCCAGGCAGGTATGACTGCTTATGGGACCAGAAGACATCTCTATGATCCAAAAATACAAACTGATAAACCATTTGACCAGACAACAATTAGCCTACAGATGGGTACTAACAAAGGGGCCAGTCAG GCTGGGATGCTGGCACCAGGCACCAGAAGAGATATTTATGACCAGAAGCTCACATTACAGCCAGTGGACAACTCTACTATTTCACTACAAATGGGTACCAACAAAGTGGCTTCCCAGAAGGGAATGAGCGTGTACGGGCTTGGACGACAAGTGTATGACCCCAAATATTGTGCTGCTCCAACAGAACCTGTAATTCATAATGGAAGCCAAGGAACAGGAACTAATGGGTCAGAAATCAGCGATAGTGATTATCAGGCAGAATATCCAGATGACTATCCTAGCGAGTACCAAGATGACTATCAAAGAGATTACCATGGTCAGTACAGTGACCAGGGCATTGATTATTAG